From the Nematostella vectensis chromosome 7, jaNemVect1.1, whole genome shotgun sequence genome, the window caaactatccttgcgagtatgtatacataaatgtggactttaaaagcacactagcatacacacattggcaccagtcgggccaagacgggacgctagcacagtctattacccgtgcagttcggcaaccatggacagctgtttcgtccttattaggactcgtcagcatggcatagcacgtttgcctcagttaaacttcatcggcaaaaaaactgcagggcgacttcgactcgagcgaagtgctttaaaccacagctcagatccatgtgggatctagagctgcgaccgggctagcgtgatgccaattgtgcggatcacgcatgcgacctttgctagtctaaaactccgacggatagccaaactatccttgcgagtatgtatacataaatgtggactttaaaagcacactagcatacacacattggcaccagtcgggccaagacgggacgctagcacagtctattacccgtgcagttcggcaaccatggacagctgtttcgtccttattaggactcgtcagcatggcatagcacgtttgcctcagttaaacttcatcggcaaaaaaactgcagggcgacttcgactcgagcgaagtgctttaaacctcagctcagatccatgtgggatctagagctgcgaccgggctagcgtgatgccaattgtgcggatcacgcatgcgacctttgctagtctaaaactccgtcggatagccaaactatccttgcgagtatgtatacataaatgtggactttaaaagcacactagcatacacacattggcaccagtcgggccaagacgggacgctagcacagtctattacccgtgcagttcggcaaccatggacagctgtttcgtccttattaggactcgtcagcatggcatagcacgtttgcctcagttaaacttcatcggcaaaaaaactgcagggcgacttcgactcgagcgaagtgctttaaaccacagcttagatccatgtgggatctagagatCGCCAActccgcccctaccactaccaacaacaagacatgcaactgccgacagaaagacacctgccctctagacggaaactgcctacagacatctgttatctaccaagctaccgtaactcgaaaagacaacaacacctcggaaacatacgtcgggctcactgaaaacagcttcaagaccaagtacagaaaccacaccgcatcattccgacacgccaaacacagaaactccaccgaactcagcaaacacgtctggactctcaaggacaacatgattgagtactttatttcatggcgcattctttcttcccactccgcctacaacagtaccactaagcgttgcaacctctgcctcaaggaaaagctgacgatcatctgccaacccaaactatcaactctaaataaacgcaatgaactcgtgtcctcgtgccgccacagaaacaaagccctgctacgaaacaattagaactgttaatcccgtcaccgttaaattttcgcgctatcaatttttcacacgtcccgcactgttagttttcgccccgcatatttatgtaactcgctattgttcctcttaccgccttagctaaaactatcagtctattattatgtaaatttcaatgttaatagtatatatacgatggtaggaatattctcattaaatcccctgatgagtgggcaaccacgaaacagacctgtagggaaacctatgtagtttgtatttttctcaaaccaacactatacaccgctctacttccgagtattgagcactttctatgaaagccttcaaccatcattttatatatatatatatatatatatatatatatatatctgaaaatcgatttccagtttttgtgtattgtattcattgttctggtacgagatcgcgacagtttgggcttttttatttaatttatatatatatctgtATATATTGATACTACTACTACTTTATAACTAATTAAATTAATATaagatagaataaaaaaaataataagaaataaaaagtaaaaaatattcgTATAAAtgtagaattttaaaatagttATTAATGTTTGCACAAAGAGCAGCATTTTGTCCCATCATCAATTAGGAGGGAAATGTCGATTTCTCttattttgcgtttaaaagtATTTAAACTCGGTGACGATCTTATAGTGACCGACAGTTTCCCCCAAAGCTTTGGACCAAGGTACCTTAAAGAGTGCTTTCCATAAGCAGTGGTGTTGTACCTTGGAAGGGAGAAATCTGCTTGCCTTAGATTATAGTTGGCACTGTATCTGTTAAAAATGCCGCAGATATTAGGAGGGCACAAGTTATTGTGCACCTTGTACATTAGTATAACAATGTCCTGCAGCCGTCTGTTTAAGAGGGTAGGTAGCTTAGCCCGTTCGAGGAGGTTAGCGTAACTAGAGCTTTTGTCTTTGAAAACAGCCCTGAGTCCTCTTTCTTGTACCCTTTCGAGCTTGCGCTTGTCACTTGATCGGCAAAAGTGCCACACAAGGTGACAGTAGGTGAGGTGAGGCAGAACTGCCGATTTAAATAGTTGTAGTTTGGCGTTGGTGGGGATAAGATTCCTGAGGCGCATTAGAACACCAGCTCTTTGACTGGCTCTTACAGATTTCATTGATATGGGTGCTAAAATTTAACTGGTCGTCAATCGTGACACCTAGTAGTTTGAGTTCATTAGtgtcatttattatttcaccGTGCACATAAAAAGCTGCGTTAGCGTCGGCGTTTTTTCGGCGATTACCAGTAAGATGTAAAACCTGATACTTTTTTTAGATTGCCGGCTAGGAGGTTTGAACCGTACCACTGAGTGCATGGTCTGCACTTACTCTGAGATCTGAAATCACGGTGCTAAGATCGCTTCCAGTGTGATAAATCTGATGATCATCAGCATACATGGATAAACTTCCATCAATGTGATAGCATAGGTCGTTCTGGAAAATGTTCCATAATAGTGGACCTAGAGCAGAACTCTGTGGACATCCCCGATTGATATTCTTGTATGAGCTGACATGGCGGCCTAGGCGTACCCGGTTATTCCTTTCAGAAAGGTAGCTACCCAGTAGTGCTATCAAGTTCTCTTGGAAGCCGTAAGCTTTAAGCTTACTCAGAAGCAGTGGTGGATGAAGTGAATCAAAGGCTTTAGACATATCTGTTGAAAGGATGCTAACTGACAGTTTATTATCCCTTGCTTTTTTCCAGCCTTCTATTAGATTGATTAGGGTCGTCTCACAGCTGTGTGATTTTTTGTATGCCGAGGAGTTAGTGAAAAAGTGTCTTTCAAAACCCTCTGCAACTTGTGAGCATATAAGCTTTTCAAAGACCTTATCTACACAAGGCAAAACAGCAATGGGTCTAAGTTCTCCTTTGAATATTTCTCGTCTTTCTTAAATACCGGGGTCCAATCACCGAGCTTCCATGAGCCAGGCCACACCTTTGACTTGATGCATGAATTAAAAAGAGAAGTAAGAGGTTTAGCAAGCTCCGTTTCACCTATTTTTAGAAGTTTAGGGGGAATGGCATCACACCCAGCTGCTTTTCTAGGTTTAAACCTGGCCTTCCGTGACAGGTCGCAGCTCACGGCAAGGAGTGGTGTTAGAACACACATCCAAGATGCGTATTGTGCTGGGATGATCCATGAAATCGTCAGGTGAAGACAATTTAGCCTTGTCGCCACCGATACCGTCTGCAATGGTAGAAAAGTAACCTACCAGTATCTCAGCTACGCGACTTTGGTCTTTAACAAGTGTTCCATCGACATCGTTGAGATGAATTTCATTGTCTCGAGTCGTATTTTTAGAGCTGAGAAAAGGTTTGAACGTTTTGAAAAATTCCCTAGGTTTCTCTTTAAGATGCTCACATTGTTTCCTCCAGTAGTGCTTTATGGCTATTCTTCTTTGTCGAGTGGCCTCATTGCGGGCTGCTCTCTTGTTTTCCCAGTTCTCAggggttttgttttttaagaaTTTAGATGTTGCCTTGCGTTTGGCTCGAATGGCCTGCTCCCATTCGGACGTCATGAAAGGGACGTCTTTATCACGCACTTTCATTCGCTTCATTGGAGCATCCTTTTCTGTGATGCTTTGGAAGAGGGAACtccagaaatagaccttgtcgTCAACATCGTCAAAGATATCGCCAACGTGCCAGGGCGCAACATTCAACTGCATTTTGAAGTCATCACAGTCACAGTATTTATAACTTCTGAAAGAGATAACTTTAGGTTTGTTAGGGTTAACTCGGTCATTCAAGAGCCCATAAACAAGCGCGTGGTCACTGAGCGATGGATAGTAGTTAGCACTTTGTTTTATTGTCTCTGGCTTGTTGACAAGGAGTACATCAATCAAAGACAGTGTAAGTTTGTTGGCACGCATTTAAATTCTTGTTGGCTTTGTAATAGTGCAAAGAAAACCCTGCTCGGTTTCTAGATCGAGAAGCAATTTCCCCTCCGGTTTGTCTGGTCTGAGTCTATTAAGGTTGAGGTCACCAACTAGGGTAACATTGTTGCTTTGTAAGCTAGCCCAGCTACAAATATCACTTAGTTCATTTTCTAAAAGGATTTGATAGTTACCAGTGAGTGGCTTCGGAGGGCGA encodes:
- the LOC125568304 gene encoding uncharacterized protein LOC125568304, translated to MQLNVAPWHVGDIFDDVDDKVYFWSSLFQSITEKDAPMKRMKVRDKDVPFMTSEWEQAIRAKRKATSKFLKNKTPENWENKRAARNEATRQRRIAIKHYWRKQCEHLKEKPREFFKTFKPFLSSKNTTRDNEIHLNDVDGTLVKDQSRVAEILVGYFSTIADGIGGDKAKLSSPDDFMDHPSTIRILDVCSNTTPCRELRPVTEDKVFEKLICSQVAEGFERHFFTNSSAYKKSHSCETTLINLIEGWKKARDNKLSVSILSTDMSKAFDSLHPPLLLSKLKAYGFQENLIALLGSYLSERNNRVRLGRHVSSYKNINRGCPQSSALGPLLWNIFQNDLCYHIDGSLSMYADDHQIYHTGSDLSTVISDLRVSADHALSGTRKLERVQERGLRAVFKDKSSSYANLLERAKLPTLLNRRLQDIVILMYKVHNNLCPPNICGIFNRYSANYNLRQADFSLPRYNTTAYGKHSLRYLGPKLWGKLSVTIRSSPSLNTFKRKIREIDISLLIDDGTKCCSLCKH